One segment of Desulfobacterales bacterium DNA contains the following:
- a CDS encoding chemotaxis response regulator protein-glutamate methylesterase, which translates to MNDLRVLVVDDTIMFRKIVSDVLSEIPGVKVVGTANNGKIALGKINNLNPNLITLDIEMPEMNGIEVLEIIQKQYPDIGVIMLSSLTYEGGEMTIKALELGAFDFITKPQSGNLTENKLTIKNNLIPILNAFKRRLEIKTILKGRVASAIQKKEVKETPKIIIPSRDILKEPIYSDDAVHRLNRFSSKIKQKPDIIAIGISTGGPSALAHMMPNIPSDIGIPILIVQHMPPIFTQSLARSLSSKCSISVKEASEGDILLPNIAFIAPGGKQMKLSKSYDGRNIVVRITDDPPENSCKPSVDFLFRSIADFFPGKVTAVIMTGMGSDGTNGLKILKSNGAFIIAQNEETCTVFGMPKVPIELGIVDVIAPLDQIATEIVKTVKRCC; encoded by the coding sequence GTGAATGATTTAAGAGTGTTAGTAGTAGATGATACTATTATGTTCCGAAAAATTGTAAGTGATGTATTATCGGAAATTCCAGGAGTTAAAGTCGTTGGAACGGCAAATAATGGAAAAATAGCTTTAGGTAAGATTAATAATTTAAATCCTAATCTTATTACTCTTGATATTGAAATGCCTGAAATGAACGGAATTGAAGTTTTGGAAATTATTCAAAAGCAATATCCTGATATTGGAGTAATAATGCTTAGCAGTCTTACCTATGAGGGCGGAGAAATGACTATAAAAGCTCTTGAACTTGGAGCTTTTGATTTTATTACTAAACCTCAATCAGGAAATTTAACTGAAAATAAACTGACTATAAAGAACAACCTTATCCCGATTTTAAATGCATTTAAAAGACGTTTAGAAATAAAAACTATACTAAAAGGCAGAGTTGCTTCAGCTATTCAAAAAAAGGAAGTGAAAGAGACTCCCAAAATTATAATTCCGTCAAGGGATATTTTAAAAGAACCGATTTATTCGGATGATGCTGTTCATAGATTAAATAGATTTTCAAGCAAAATAAAACAAAAGCCAGATATTATTGCAATAGGTATATCAACCGGAGGGCCAAGCGCCCTTGCTCATATGATGCCTAATATTCCGTCAGATATAGGAATTCCAATATTGATTGTTCAACATATGCCTCCTATTTTTACTCAGTCCCTTGCAAGAAGTTTAAGCTCGAAATGTTCTATTTCAGTTAAAGAAGCAAGCGAAGGAGATATTCTTTTACCTAATATCGCTTTTATAGCACCTGGAGGTAAACAAATGAAACTTTCAAAAAGTTATGATGGAAGAAATATAGTTGTAAGAATTACCGATGATCCTCCAGAAAATAGTTGTAAGCCTTCTGTTGATTTTTTATTTCGATCTATCGCTGATTTTTTTCCTGGTAAAGTAACCGCTGTTATTATGACTGGTATGGGATCTGACGGAACTAATGGTTTAAAAATTCTTAAAAGTAACGGAGCGTTTATTATAGCTCAAAATGAAGAAACGTGTACAGTTTTTGGTATGCCTAAAGTTCCAATTGAGCTTGGTATAGTAGATGTTATCGCGCCTCTTGACCAAATAGCAACTGAAATTGTCAAGACAGTTAAGAGATGTTGTTAG
- a CDS encoding O-antigen ligase family protein, translated as MVICEFFKSLDVEKSIFYVFCAAFFCMPIGTAFFTAFGVLSVILCFFSGLGFKKIPVFIKQSWFWPVLGMILVHWLGFLYSPDPLGFGIQYAQKTHYWLYCIAIASIKIDDKRFVLLLKCFISALFFNSILALFQFTGVISGENGECTGFGVGYRTLSAYLIIGMLIISYKLKSCSSNKTKYFLYFLLVIFFLNLIILKGRTGYITFLAVSPFILHNIFKKINVPKIFLIYLLITGAMFMSPIFRERISLSLEQIKFHINADPDIAWGKGYTVNQDRFYMWHGAVLIFIENPLIGAGTGGYPIAMKKIGKPEWPTLRHPHNDFLYMASSFGIIGVYLYFWIFGEALKNLWMYKDYLLGNFIFSGIIVILVSGITNAQILDAGMAFLFVILIGLQKMLPKFDYV; from the coding sequence ATGGTGATTTGTGAATTTTTTAAAAGCTTAGACGTTGAAAAATCTATATTTTATGTGTTTTGCGCTGCTTTTTTTTGTATGCCTATAGGAACTGCTTTTTTTACAGCGTTCGGAGTTTTATCAGTAATACTTTGTTTTTTTTCAGGTTTAGGCTTTAAAAAAATTCCAGTTTTTATCAAACAGTCTTGGTTTTGGCCTGTTTTAGGAATGATTTTGGTTCATTGGCTTGGCTTTTTATACTCCCCTGATCCTTTAGGCTTTGGAATACAATACGCTCAAAAAACTCATTATTGGCTTTATTGCATAGCGATAGCTTCAATCAAAATAGATGATAAAAGATTTGTGCTTTTGCTTAAATGTTTTATATCTGCTCTTTTTTTTAACTCCATTTTGGCTTTATTTCAGTTCACAGGAGTTATTTCAGGAGAAAATGGTGAATGCACAGGCTTTGGAGTTGGATATAGAACTTTATCAGCTTATTTAATTATAGGTATGCTTATAATTTCATATAAATTAAAGAGTTGTAGTTCGAATAAAACTAAATATTTTTTATATTTTTTATTAGTTATATTTTTTTTGAATTTAATAATACTAAAAGGCAGAACAGGGTATATAACTTTTTTAGCGGTTTCTCCTTTTATTCTTCATAATATTTTTAAAAAAATTAATGTCCCAAAAATTTTTTTAATATATTTACTTATAACTGGAGCAATGTTTATGTCTCCAATTTTTAGGGAAAGGATTTCTCTTTCTTTGGAACAAATAAAATTCCACATTAATGCTGATCCTGATATTGCTTGGGGTAAGGGATATACTGTTAATCAGGATAGATTTTATATGTGGCATGGAGCTGTCCTTATTTTTATTGAAAATCCTTTGATCGGTGCAGGTACAGGAGGTTACCCTATTGCTATGAAGAAAATAGGAAAACCTGAATGGCCAACTTTAAGGCATCCTCATAACGATTTCTTATATATGGCTTCAAGTTTTGGAATAATTGGTGTCTATTTATATTTTTGGATTTTTGGAGAAGCATTAAAAAATTTATGGATGTATAAAGACTATCTGTTAGGAAATTTTATTTTTTCAGGCATAATTGTTATATTAGTGAGTGGTATTACCAATGCTCAAATACTTGATGCGGGGATGGCTTTTCTTTTTGTCATTTTAATTGGACTTCAAAAAATGCTTCCAAAGTTTGATTATGTCTAA
- a CDS encoding chemotaxis protein CheW — translation MIFEDDETLQMYVEESLEHLSDIENDLLAVEQGGADINEELVNKVFRAAHSIKGGAGFMGLTTIKELSHKVENILGMVRSREIVPDPDIVSVLLKAFDKLRDLINNIEKSNDIDVKSYLDALLAITTDSLPENKKDSAQQFIDIFLPDGRIVFKVSKLDIDLAFKEGKYVYLVEYDLLHDIQQKGKTPMGVITVLQHSGVIIESKIDVEKVGTLDITSPYKIPFYILYASIIEPEIISTLFDIDEKYVHTLTEDIIFSFPKKEIVSPKEEIEKLVTDNTKKGAINPLNLLHDVTEKKEEFKKQIIDTFVEETSIFQDDSINDATDDVPDKQVSPIDPRQAKAQTSLRVNVSILDALMTLAGELVLSRNQLLQGITASNTRAIEIASQRIDMVTSELQEAIMRTRMQPIGNVFNKFPRVVRDLARDLGKQVNIVIEGKEVELDKTIIEAISDPLTHLVRNSVDHGIETPDVRERIKKSPIGTVKLKAFHEAGQVNIEIEDDGKGLDANKIAASAVKKGVAIEQQAAMMSEKEKQALIFLPGFSTAEKVTDVSGRGVGMDVVKTNLDRLGGTVDIDSKVGRGTIVRIKLPLTLAIIPCQIISVGNERYAIPQVNLDELLRIPASQVKDRIEKVGDAEVVRLRGNLLPLLNLSDVLSIRQKYVELEDGKKLIDRRKNLSDRRGKRGENENLFQEEGNKSQQEPSLPRRQVDRRFHANSAINIAVVSAGTFKYGLVVDQLRDSEEIVVKPLGRHLKGCSGYIGATIMGDGKVALILDVASLAKMAELSSVIGTEKGSISDRDKLELQKASKDRASWLLFRNAEDEQFAVPLGLVERIERIKVSEIEQVGGKKVIQCRGGTLPLYALSEVAKVKPINEKKQLEVIVFTLANREVGLLATPPIDAVDVSITIDSFTLKQSGIMGSAIINNRTTLLVDIYEFVRILNPDWFKNQKFTRKEEQKKATILFAEDSAFFREQVKNFFIDHGFEVIEAEDGAEAWELLQQHHDSIDIVVTDLEMPNMNGFQLTQKIRENKQFAHFPVIALTSLAGDEDKAKGKSVGIDDYQIKLDRENVLNSVIKHIS, via the coding sequence ATGATTTTTGAAGACGACGAAACCCTGCAAATGTATGTTGAAGAATCCCTTGAACATCTTTCTGATATTGAAAATGACCTTCTTGCTGTAGAACAAGGAGGGGCTGATATAAATGAAGAGTTAGTTAATAAAGTTTTTAGAGCAGCTCATTCTATTAAGGGTGGTGCAGGCTTTATGGGCCTTACTACTATAAAAGAACTATCCCATAAAGTTGAAAATATTCTTGGCATGGTAAGAAGCAGAGAAATTGTTCCTGACCCTGATATTGTAAGTGTTTTATTAAAGGCATTTGATAAACTTAGAGATTTAATAAATAATATAGAAAAAAGCAATGATATTGATGTAAAAAGTTACCTTGATGCACTATTAGCTATTACAACAGACTCCCTTCCTGAAAATAAAAAAGATAGTGCTCAACAGTTTATTGATATTTTTCTGCCTGATGGGAGAATTGTATTTAAAGTATCAAAGCTAGATATAGATCTTGCTTTTAAAGAAGGAAAATATGTCTACCTAGTAGAATATGACCTTTTGCATGATATCCAGCAAAAAGGTAAAACGCCTATGGGTGTTATTACTGTCCTTCAACATAGTGGTGTTATCATTGAATCTAAAATTGATGTTGAAAAAGTAGGAACCCTTGATATCACATCTCCTTATAAAATACCTTTTTATATTTTATATGCATCAATTATTGAGCCTGAAATAATTTCTACTTTATTTGATATAGATGAAAAATACGTTCATACATTAACAGAGGATATAATTTTTTCTTTCCCAAAAAAAGAGATAGTATCACCTAAGGAAGAAATAGAAAAACTTGTAACCGATAATACTAAGAAGGGGGCTATTAATCCTCTTAATCTTCTTCATGATGTAACTGAAAAAAAGGAAGAATTTAAAAAACAAATTATTGATACATTTGTTGAAGAGACGTCTATTTTTCAAGATGATTCAATCAATGATGCCACAGATGATGTACCAGATAAACAAGTTTCTCCAATTGATCCACGTCAAGCAAAGGCTCAAACATCTTTAAGGGTTAATGTAAGTATTTTAGATGCACTCATGACTCTTGCAGGAGAGTTAGTTTTAAGCCGAAATCAGCTTTTACAAGGAATAACTGCATCAAACACAAGAGCTATTGAAATTGCAAGTCAAAGAATCGATATGGTTACTTCAGAACTCCAAGAAGCTATAATGCGGACTCGTATGCAGCCTATTGGAAATGTTTTTAATAAATTTCCAAGAGTTGTTCGAGACCTTGCAAGAGACCTTGGTAAACAGGTAAATATAGTAATTGAAGGAAAAGAAGTTGAGCTTGATAAAACTATAATTGAAGCTATAAGTGATCCTCTAACCCATTTAGTACGAAATTCCGTTGACCACGGCATAGAAACTCCGGACGTAAGGGAGCGGATTAAGAAGAGTCCTATTGGAACAGTTAAGCTTAAAGCCTTCCATGAAGCAGGTCAGGTTAACATAGAAATAGAAGATGATGGAAAAGGTTTAGATGCGAATAAAATTGCAGCATCTGCTGTAAAAAAAGGAGTAGCAATTGAACAACAAGCCGCAATGATGAGCGAAAAAGAAAAGCAGGCATTAATATTCCTTCCAGGCTTTTCCACTGCCGAAAAAGTTACCGATGTTTCTGGCAGAGGTGTTGGCATGGATGTTGTCAAGACAAATCTTGATAGGCTTGGAGGAACTGTAGATATTGATTCAAAAGTGGGTAGGGGTACTATAGTACGGATAAAGTTGCCTTTGACCCTTGCTATAATTCCTTGTCAGATTATATCTGTTGGAAATGAGAGGTACGCAATACCTCAAGTTAATCTTGATGAACTTTTAAGAATACCAGCATCTCAAGTTAAAGATAGAATTGAAAAAGTTGGTGACGCAGAAGTCGTAAGACTTAGAGGTAATCTATTACCTTTACTTAACTTATCTGATGTGTTGAGCATAAGGCAAAAATATGTTGAACTTGAAGATGGGAAAAAATTGATAGATAGAAGAAAAAATCTTTCTGACAGGAGAGGGAAAAGAGGCGAAAATGAAAATTTATTCCAAGAAGAGGGAAATAAATCTCAACAAGAGCCGTCTTTACCAAGAAGACAGGTTGATAGACGTTTCCATGCAAACAGTGCAATTAATATTGCAGTAGTATCAGCCGGAACATTTAAATACGGTCTTGTAGTTGATCAACTACGTGATTCTGAAGAAATAGTTGTAAAACCCCTTGGAAGACATTTGAAAGGATGCAGCGGGTATATTGGTGCAACAATAATGGGAGATGGAAAAGTAGCATTAATACTTGATGTGGCAAGTCTTGCAAAGATGGCTGAACTTTCTTCTGTCATTGGAACTGAAAAGGGTTCAATTTCTGATCGAGATAAGCTTGAATTACAAAAAGCTTCTAAAGATAGAGCTTCATGGCTGTTATTTAGAAATGCTGAAGATGAACAATTTGCTGTTCCTTTAGGTCTTGTTGAGCGTATTGAAAGAATAAAAGTAAGCGAAATAGAACAAGTAGGTGGTAAAAAAGTTATACAATGCAGGGGCGGAACATTACCTTTATACGCTTTATCAGAAGTAGCCAAAGTAAAACCTATTAATGAGAAAAAACAATTAGAAGTTATAGTATTTACGCTTGCAAACAGGGAAGTTGGCCTTCTTGCTACCCCTCCCATTGATGCTGTAGATGTCTCTATAACTATAGATTCATTTACTTTAAAACAATCTGGTATTATGGGTTCTGCAATTATAAACAATAGAACTACTTTGCTTGTAGATATATATGAATTTGTTAGAATATTAAATCCTGACTGGTTTAAAAATCAAAAATTTACAAGAAAAGAAGAGCAAAAAAAGGCAACTATTCTATTCGCAGAAGATTCAGCCTTTTTCAGAGAACAGGTTAAAAATTTCTTCATTGATCATGGATTTGAAGTAATTGAAGCAGAGGATGGCGCTGAAGCATGGGAACTTTTACAGCAACATCACGACAGCATAGATATTGTTGTGACTGATCTTGAAATGCCTAATATGAATGGTTTCCAGCTTACTCAAAAAATAAGGGAAAATAAACAGTTCGCTCATTTCCCTGTTATAGCTTTAACATCTCTTGCAGGAGATGAAGACAAAGCTAAAGGCAAGTCTGTAGGAATAGATGACTATCAAATTAAATTAGATAGAGAAAATGTTCTTAACAGTGTTATTAAACATATAAGTTGA
- a CDS encoding chemotaxis protein CheW codes for MEKEKVGISRKKVESKKMELATFYVGEALCGIDILNIQEINKNVDVTWVPQAPEYVLGVLNLRGRIVTVMDLGKKLGLFSIEPSKTNRNIIVDSNDEHIGLIVSKISDVLVAEADSIEPAPANIGGVQGRFFVGVFKTEKTLVGILDVEEVLKE; via the coding sequence ATGGAAAAGGAAAAGGTAGGCATTAGTAGAAAAAAAGTTGAAAGTAAAAAAATGGAGCTGGCTACTTTTTACGTAGGTGAAGCTTTATGTGGAATTGATATATTAAATATTCAAGAAATAAATAAAAACGTAGATGTAACATGGGTTCCTCAAGCTCCAGAATATGTTCTTGGTGTCCTTAACCTTAGGGGTAGAATAGTTACGGTTATGGATCTTGGAAAAAAATTGGGTCTTTTTTCCATAGAACCTAGTAAAACTAATAGAAACATCATAGTTGATTCAAATGATGAACATATAGGTCTAATTGTATCAAAAATTAGTGATGTTTTAGTTGCAGAAGCCGATAGTATTGAGCCCGCTCCAGCTAATATTGGCGGAGTTCAAGGTAGGTTTTTTGTTGGAGTATTTAAAACTGAAAAAACCCTTGTAGGTATTTTAGATGTTGAAGAAGTATTGAAGGAGTAG